Proteins encoded within one genomic window of Nonomuraea gerenzanensis:
- a CDS encoding RidA family protein, with protein MSPHVRPRAMRVPGKATPRGRFPHVKRAGDFLYVSGTSCRRPDDTFVGVEVDKHGATSLDIRAQTRAVIENIGDILKAAGGSLADLVQITTYLVNMNDFKGYNEVYAEFFDEEGPTRTTVAVHQLPHPHLLIEMQAVAYHPQELS; from the coding sequence GTGAGCCCGCATGTCAGGCCGAGGGCCATGCGCGTGCCCGGCAAGGCCACTCCGCGTGGCAGGTTCCCGCACGTCAAGCGGGCGGGCGACTTCCTGTACGTCTCGGGCACGAGCTGCCGGCGCCCCGACGACACGTTCGTGGGCGTCGAGGTGGACAAGCACGGCGCCACCAGCCTGGACATCCGGGCCCAGACCAGGGCGGTCATCGAGAACATCGGCGACATACTCAAGGCCGCGGGCGGCTCGCTGGCCGACCTGGTGCAGATCACCACGTACCTGGTGAACATGAACGACTTCAAGGGCTACAACGAGGTGTACGCGGAGTTCTTCGACGAGGAGGGGCCCACCCGGACCACGGTCGCGGTGCACCAGCTCCCGCATCCGCACCTCCTCATCGAGATGCAAGCAGTCGCCTACCATCCTCAGGAGCTGTCATGA
- a CDS encoding 2-keto-4-pentenoate hydratase, with product MHDEWSQAVDAHAQAADRLAEAARTGRPCAPIRDLVGTAADAYAVQELGTRQALGAGRRLVGRKIGLTNTTLQQQLGIDQPDFGMLFADTCYCDGQPVPPQRFLQPRAEAEVALVLGADLKGGPFTVADVIRAVDFVLPAIEIADSRIEGWDIRLVDTIADNASSGAFVLGCTPVPLRGLDLRAARMTMTRGDQEVSAGSGEACLGHPLNAAVWAATRLGRGEFFLRAGDVVLTGALGPVVPVEPGDVFEARIEGLGSVRAVFGK from the coding sequence ATGCATGACGAATGGTCCCAGGCAGTGGACGCGCACGCGCAGGCGGCCGACCGGCTGGCGGAGGCGGCGCGCACCGGCCGGCCCTGCGCGCCGATCAGGGACCTGGTGGGCACGGCCGCCGACGCGTACGCCGTGCAGGAGCTGGGCACCAGGCAGGCGCTCGGCGCGGGGCGGCGGCTGGTCGGCAGGAAGATCGGCCTGACGAACACGACACTGCAGCAGCAGCTCGGCATCGACCAGCCGGACTTCGGCATGCTCTTCGCCGACACGTGTTACTGCGACGGCCAGCCCGTCCCGCCGCAGCGGTTCCTGCAGCCGCGGGCCGAGGCCGAGGTCGCGCTGGTGCTCGGCGCGGACCTGAAAGGCGGCCCGTTCACGGTGGCCGACGTGATCAGGGCGGTGGACTTCGTGCTGCCGGCGATCGAGATCGCCGACTCGCGGATCGAGGGCTGGGACATCAGGCTGGTCGACACGATCGCCGACAACGCCTCGTCGGGCGCGTTCGTGCTCGGCTGCACGCCCGTGCCGTTGCGCGGGCTGGACCTGCGGGCGGCGCGGATGACGATGACCCGGGGCGACCAGGAGGTCTCGGCCGGCTCGGGCGAGGCGTGCCTGGGGCACCCGCTCAACGCCGCCGTCTGGGCGGCCACCCGTCTGGGCCGCGGCGAGTTCTTCCTGCGGGCCGGTGACGTGGTGCTGACGGGCGCGCTCGGGCCGGTGGTGCCGGTCGAGCCGGGCGACGTGTTCGAGGCGCGGATCGAGGGCCTCGGCTCGGTACGGGCGGTGTTCGGCAAGTGA
- a CDS encoding DUF2293 domain-containing protein: MSKPNLARRVAEAAEIALTTRKYVTFIDVVTGLRWLHSRHVDTWRQGRAATLAELAAVDEERLLTAAGLLRDWARAKGLRPVDTPYVAGTRDRRELRFTAGPEQAPFRVHWLSPDLSEARVRRLTEAQSKAPDLVAVAPLEAWTCASCGDTGPYLIMEDDRPHCLTCADLDHLEFLPSGNAALSRRAKQESGLSAVVVRYNRRRKVYQRVGLLVEQAALAAAEERCLADEELRLRRRERDRVRRAEMDVEYQAAMAAEIARLFPGCPGERARRIAEHAGQRGSGRVGRSAAARALDENAITLAVIASIRHLDTDYDSLLMAGVPRMEARDRIRTVIERKLEEFRRPG, from the coding sequence GTGAGCAAGCCGAATCTGGCCAGGCGGGTCGCGGAGGCGGCCGAGATCGCGCTGACCACCCGCAAGTACGTGACGTTCATCGACGTGGTGACCGGCCTGCGCTGGCTGCACTCCAGGCACGTGGACACCTGGCGGCAGGGCCGCGCGGCCACGCTGGCGGAGCTGGCGGCCGTGGACGAGGAGCGCCTGCTCACCGCGGCCGGCCTGCTGCGCGACTGGGCGCGGGCCAAGGGGCTGCGGCCGGTGGACACCCCGTACGTGGCCGGCACCCGCGACCGCCGCGAGCTGCGCTTCACCGCCGGGCCCGAGCAGGCGCCGTTCCGGGTGCACTGGCTCTCGCCCGACCTCAGCGAGGCCAGGGTGCGCCGGCTCACCGAGGCGCAGAGCAAGGCGCCCGACCTGGTGGCGGTCGCCCCGCTGGAGGCGTGGACGTGCGCGTCCTGCGGGGACACGGGCCCCTACCTGATCATGGAGGACGACCGGCCGCACTGCCTGACCTGCGCGGACCTGGACCACCTGGAGTTCCTGCCGTCGGGCAACGCGGCGCTCAGCCGCCGCGCCAAGCAGGAGAGCGGCCTGTCGGCGGTGGTCGTCCGGTACAACCGGCGGCGCAAGGTCTACCAGCGCGTGGGCCTGCTGGTGGAGCAGGCCGCGCTGGCGGCGGCCGAGGAGCGCTGCCTGGCCGACGAGGAGTTGCGGCTGCGCCGCCGCGAGCGCGACCGCGTGCGCCGGGCGGAGATGGACGTCGAGTACCAGGCCGCGATGGCCGCCGAGATCGCCCGGCTGTTCCCCGGCTGCCCCGGCGAGCGGGCGCGGCGGATCGCCGAGCACGCCGGCCAGCGCGGCAGCGGCCGGGTGGGCCGGTCGGCTGCGGCCAGGGCGCTGGACGAGAACGCCATCACGCTCGCCGTGATCGCCTCCATCCGCCACCTCGACACCGACTACGACAGCCTGCTCATGGCGGGCGTGCCCCGGATGGAGGCCCGCGACCGGATCCGGACTGTCATCGAACGCAAGCTCGAAGAGTTCCGCCGGCCGGGCTAG
- a CDS encoding GntR family transcriptional regulator, whose product MSESPVPHEPPIYRRIADGLRARILSGELRDGDRLPGENALMAEYAIARATARQALAVLINEGLAVPRRGSGVYVRLFKPIRRHGSRRLSREQWGQGRAIWDADTRGRPFTVDALEVALERATEDVAAVLESGEVWVRRRRYSVDARPVQLATSFFPARLVEGSAITLADTGPGGVYARLSDLGLPPAHFTEEVRARMPGPRESRLLDLPAGTPVIVIARTAYTSGGLPIELNEMVLDSAAYVLQYDFDA is encoded by the coding sequence TTGTCTGAATCCCCGGTACCCCACGAGCCCCCTATCTATCGACGCATCGCCGACGGTCTCCGCGCCCGGATTCTGTCCGGCGAACTGCGCGACGGGGACCGACTACCGGGCGAGAACGCGCTTATGGCCGAATACGCAATCGCACGAGCCACCGCCAGGCAGGCGCTTGCCGTACTGATCAACGAAGGGCTGGCGGTGCCCAGACGAGGTTCGGGGGTTTACGTGCGGCTCTTCAAACCGATCCGCAGGCACGGCTCACGCCGCCTGTCACGAGAGCAGTGGGGTCAGGGACGCGCCATCTGGGACGCCGACACGCGTGGCCGCCCCTTCACCGTCGACGCCTTAGAGGTGGCGTTGGAGCGAGCCACCGAGGATGTGGCCGCCGTGCTGGAGAGCGGCGAGGTCTGGGTACGCCGGCGCCGCTACTCCGTGGACGCCAGACCGGTGCAACTGGCCACCTCCTTCTTCCCCGCCCGCCTGGTCGAGGGCAGCGCGATCACCCTCGCCGACACCGGCCCCGGCGGCGTCTACGCCAGGCTCAGCGACCTGGGCCTGCCCCCCGCCCACTTCACCGAGGAGGTCAGGGCCCGCATGCCGGGCCCGCGCGAGAGCAGGCTGCTCGACCTGCCCGCCGGCACGCCGGTCATCGTCATCGCCCGCACGGCGTACACGTCGGGCGGGCTGCCGATCGAGCTGAACGAGATGGTGCTGGACTCCGCGGCTTACGTACTCCAGTACGACTTCGACGCGTGA
- a CDS encoding dienelactone hydrolase family protein, with amino-acid sequence MQTRTDRITAHDGSFDVHVWLPDSGSGPGLLLVQEIYGVGPYIEKVAADLAARGYVVAAPDLFWRLRPHWVGEHTPEGTQAALKLAQGFDLAQGVADCALTVSHLRSLPEVRGGVGALGFCLGGSVDYMLATQIELAAVLSFYGSAVPDATGLMERIQAPLLLVFGGSDPYIPRESVAAVEKAAEGRPNVVMHVEEEAGHAFHNSESPMFHQPEPAARAWEVAMAFLERHLPAR; translated from the coding sequence ATGCAGACCCGTACAGATCGCATCACCGCCCACGACGGCTCCTTCGACGTCCACGTGTGGCTGCCCGACTCGGGCTCCGGCCCCGGCCTCCTCCTGGTGCAGGAGATCTACGGGGTCGGCCCGTACATCGAGAAGGTCGCCGCCGACCTCGCCGCGCGCGGCTACGTGGTGGCCGCGCCCGACCTGTTCTGGCGGCTGCGGCCGCACTGGGTCGGCGAGCACACGCCCGAGGGCACGCAGGCCGCGCTCAAGCTGGCCCAGGGCTTCGACCTGGCGCAGGGCGTGGCCGACTGCGCGCTGACGGTCTCCCACCTGCGCTCGCTGCCCGAGGTGCGCGGCGGGGTGGGGGCGCTCGGCTTCTGCCTGGGCGGCTCGGTGGACTACATGCTCGCCACCCAGATCGAGCTGGCCGCGGTGCTGTCCTTCTACGGCTCCGCCGTGCCGGACGCGACCGGGCTGATGGAGCGCATCCAGGCGCCGCTGCTGCTGGTGTTCGGGGGCAGCGACCCCTACATCCCGCGCGAGAGCGTGGCCGCCGTCGAGAAGGCCGCCGAGGGCCGGCCGAACGTGGTCATGCACGTCGAGGAGGAGGCCGGGCACGCCTTCCACAACAGCGAGTCGCCGATGTTCCACCAGCCGGAGCCGGCGGCGCGCGCCTGGGAGGTGGCGATGGCGTTCCTGGAGCGGCACCTGCCCGCCCGGTGA
- a CDS encoding metal-sensitive transcriptional regulator, giving the protein MHGYSGDKQAYLTRLRRIEGQIRGLQRMVDDDAYCIDVLTQVSAATRALQAVALGLLEEHISHCVADAINTGGPEAEAKVKEASAAIARLVRS; this is encoded by the coding sequence ATGCATGGGTACAGCGGAGACAAGCAGGCATATCTGACGCGCCTGCGGCGAATCGAGGGCCAGATCCGGGGTCTGCAGCGCATGGTCGACGACGATGCCTACTGCATCGACGTGCTCACCCAGGTCTCCGCCGCCACACGGGCCCTGCAGGCGGTCGCGCTGGGGCTGCTGGAGGAGCACATCTCGCACTGCGTGGCCGACGCGATCAACACGGGCGGCCCCGAGGCCGAGGCGAAGGTGAAGGAGGCGTCGGCGGCGATCGCGCGCCTCGTCCGCTCCTAG
- a CDS encoding MmcQ/YjbR family DNA-binding protein, translating into MSDDWHDVREELRAFALGLPETHEDHPWGETVIKVNKKVFLFLGIDEQTEKWDPTFGVKLLSEAHGHALTVEGAQPSGYGLGKAGWVTVPFLSALPETEVLLDWVEESYRVIAPKRAVKELDLR; encoded by the coding sequence ATGAGCGACGACTGGCACGACGTCAGGGAAGAACTGCGCGCGTTCGCGCTCGGCCTGCCGGAGACGCACGAGGACCACCCCTGGGGCGAGACCGTCATCAAGGTCAACAAGAAGGTGTTCCTCTTCCTCGGCATCGACGAGCAGACCGAGAAGTGGGACCCCACGTTCGGCGTGAAGCTCCTGTCGGAGGCGCACGGCCACGCGCTGACCGTCGAGGGCGCCCAGCCGAGCGGCTACGGCCTGGGCAAGGCCGGCTGGGTGACCGTGCCGTTCCTCTCGGCGCTGCCGGAGACCGAGGTGCTGCTCGACTGGGTGGAGGAGAGCTACCGGGTGATCGCCCCCAAGCGGGCGGTCAAGGAGCTCGACCTCAGGTGA
- the kynU gene encoding kynureninase encodes MTGVTLDRDQCLALDAADPLRAFKDEFVLPEGVIYLVGNSLGALPRRTAERVRRTVEDEWGGQLVGGWNHAGWYEQPLTLGDRLAPLIGAGPGQVVVGNSTSIAVFQAVAAALRLRPERRVIVSDTRNFPTDHYMVQGLAALLGDYELRDLSEGRFDDAAVVLLSEVDYRTGARQDVPAVTAEAHAAGALIVWDVCHSVGAMEVDVSGADFAVGCTYKYLNAGPGAPAFLYVNPRHHADAENVLPGWHGHAEPFAFETGYRPAEGVRRFAVSTPHVLSFAALAAALDVWERVPMAQVRAKSMALGELFVQLVGDRLELVSPADPAARGSQVSLRHPDGYPVMRALIDRGVHGDFRAPDVLRFGFAPLYIGYADVYDAATTLLEVLDKELWRDDRYATRLAVT; translated from the coding sequence ATGACGGGAGTGACCTTGGATCGCGACCAGTGCCTCGCGCTCGACGCCGCGGACCCGCTGCGGGCGTTCAAGGACGAGTTCGTGCTGCCGGAAGGGGTGATCTACCTCGTCGGCAACTCGCTCGGCGCCCTGCCCCGCCGTACCGCCGAGCGGGTGCGCAGGACGGTCGAGGACGAGTGGGGCGGGCAGCTCGTCGGCGGCTGGAACCACGCCGGCTGGTACGAGCAGCCGCTCACGCTGGGCGACCGGCTCGCCCCGCTGATCGGCGCGGGCCCCGGCCAGGTCGTCGTGGGCAACTCCACCTCGATCGCGGTCTTCCAGGCCGTGGCGGCGGCGCTGCGGCTGCGGCCGGAGCGGCGGGTGATCGTCTCCGACACGCGCAACTTCCCCACCGACCACTACATGGTGCAGGGCCTGGCCGCGCTGCTGGGCGACTACGAGCTGCGCGACCTGAGCGAGGGGCGCTTCGACGACGCGGCCGTGGTGCTGCTGTCGGAGGTGGACTACCGCACCGGCGCCCGCCAGGACGTGCCCGCGGTCACCGCCGAGGCGCACGCCGCCGGGGCGCTCATCGTGTGGGACGTGTGCCACAGCGTGGGCGCCATGGAGGTGGACGTCTCCGGGGCGGACTTCGCCGTGGGATGCACCTACAAGTACCTCAACGCCGGCCCCGGCGCGCCCGCCTTCCTCTACGTCAACCCGCGCCACCACGCCGACGCCGAGAACGTGCTGCCCGGCTGGCACGGCCACGCCGAGCCGTTCGCGTTCGAGACCGGCTACCGGCCGGCCGAGGGGGTGCGGCGGTTCGCGGTGAGCACCCCGCACGTGTTGTCGTTCGCGGCGCTGGCCGCGGCGCTCGACGTGTGGGAGCGGGTGCCGATGGCGCAGGTCAGGGCCAAGAGCATGGCGCTGGGCGAGCTGTTCGTGCAGCTCGTCGGCGACCGGCTGGAGCTGGTCTCGCCCGCCGACCCGGCCGCGCGGGGCAGCCAGGTGTCGCTGCGCCACCCCGACGGCTACCCGGTGATGCGGGCGCTGATCGACCGGGGCGTGCACGGCGACTTCCGCGCGCCCGACGTGCTCAGGTTCGGCTTCGCGCCGCTCTACATCGGCTACGCGGACGTCTACGACGCCGCCACCACGCTGCTGGAGGTGCTCGACAAGGAGCTGTGGCGGGACGACAGGTACGCGACCCGGCTGGCCGTCACCTGA
- a CDS encoding aldehyde dehydrogenase family protein, producing MLTHYVGGQPVAAGKAFPVHDPVTGAVIRQVHEADPEVVDRAVRAAREAARDWAAMPVGERAGWMRRLSEGIEARFDDLVAAEIADTGKPLDQTRTLDIPRGIANFRAFAEIAAQRPEDAFHLSGLLSYTVRRPLGVVAVIVPWNLPFLLMTWKLAPALVSGNTVVVKPSEQTPGSAAVFAEICTEAGLPPGVVNIIYGYGSAGQLLVEHPGVDAVTFTGSTRTGTAIMKSVADRVKPISFELGGKNAGLIFEDCDLDKAVEGTVKSVFTNGGQVCLCTERMYVHRSVFEDFCARLAARAQEAQLQPMISAEHREKVLSYYALARSEGAKMLAGGSVPVFGDHRDSGYFVEPTVVTGLSEWSRFNREEIFGPVCHVTPFDSEAEAVDLANGSEYGLAATLWTTNLDRAHRVAQRLEAGLVWVNTWYLRDLRTPFGGVKLSGIGREGGTRSLDFYSEPTTITIKLEQSDA from the coding sequence GTGCTGACCCACTACGTCGGTGGCCAGCCGGTGGCCGCGGGCAAGGCGTTCCCCGTGCACGACCCTGTCACGGGCGCGGTGATCAGGCAGGTCCACGAGGCCGACCCGGAGGTGGTCGACCGGGCCGTGCGCGCGGCGAGGGAGGCGGCCCGCGACTGGGCGGCGATGCCCGTCGGCGAGCGCGCCGGCTGGATGCGGCGCCTGTCCGAGGGCATCGAGGCGCGCTTCGACGACCTGGTGGCGGCCGAGATCGCCGACACCGGCAAGCCGCTCGACCAGACCCGCACCCTGGACATCCCGCGCGGCATCGCCAACTTCCGCGCCTTCGCCGAGATCGCCGCGCAGCGGCCCGAGGACGCCTTCCACCTGTCGGGCCTGCTCAGCTACACCGTGCGCAGGCCGCTCGGCGTGGTCGCGGTGATCGTCCCGTGGAACCTGCCGTTTCTGCTGATGACCTGGAAGCTGGCGCCCGCCCTGGTCTCGGGCAACACGGTCGTGGTCAAGCCGTCGGAGCAGACGCCGGGCTCGGCCGCCGTGTTCGCCGAGATCTGCACCGAGGCCGGGCTGCCGCCCGGCGTGGTCAACATCATCTACGGGTACGGCTCCGCCGGCCAGCTCCTGGTCGAGCACCCGGGGGTGGACGCCGTGACGTTCACCGGCTCCACCCGCACCGGCACGGCGATCATGAAGTCGGTGGCCGACCGGGTCAAGCCGATCTCGTTCGAGCTGGGCGGCAAGAACGCGGGGCTGATCTTCGAGGACTGCGACCTCGACAAGGCGGTGGAGGGCACGGTGAAGTCGGTCTTCACCAACGGCGGCCAGGTCTGCCTGTGCACCGAGCGCATGTACGTGCACCGCTCGGTCTTCGAGGACTTCTGCGCCCGGCTGGCCGCCCGCGCCCAGGAGGCGCAGCTCCAGCCCATGATCTCGGCGGAGCACCGGGAGAAGGTGCTCTCCTACTACGCCTTGGCCCGCTCGGAGGGAGCCAAGATGCTCGCAGGCGGCAGTGTCCCCGTGTTCGGCGATCATCGCGATTCCGGTTATTTCGTGGAGCCGACGGTGGTGACAGGCTTGTCTGAATGGTCGAGGTTCAACAGAGAAGAGATCTTCGGTCCCGTGTGCCATGTCACGCCCTTCGACAGCGAGGCCGAGGCCGTCGACCTGGCCAACGGCAGCGAGTACGGCCTGGCCGCCACGCTGTGGACCACGAACCTCGACCGGGCCCATCGGGTGGCCCAGCGCCTGGAGGCCGGGCTCGTCTGGGTCAACACGTGGTACCTGCGCGACCTGCGCACCCCGTTCGGCGGCGTGAAGCTGTCGGGGATCGGCAGGGAGGGCGGCACCCGGTCGCTGGACTTCTACTCCGAACCCACCACGATCACCATCAAACTGGAGCAATCCGATGCATGA
- a CDS encoding gamma carbonic anhydrase family protein, with translation MYIAALDNGAVPDIHPEAYIAPGAVVVGDVRVGRASSIWYGSVLRGDDERIEIGAECNVQDLSCLHADPGEPAILEDRVSLGHKAMVHGAHVETGALIGIGAIVLGGARIGAGTLVAAGALVGPGKKIPAGVLVAGVPGKIVRELTDDDRDSFARTPDNYVAKALRHRQASSL, from the coding sequence ATGTACATAGCAGCGTTGGACAACGGAGCAGTCCCGGACATACATCCTGAAGCGTACATAGCCCCTGGTGCGGTCGTGGTCGGCGACGTACGCGTGGGCCGGGCGTCCAGCATCTGGTACGGCTCCGTCCTGCGCGGGGACGACGAACGGATCGAGATCGGCGCGGAGTGCAACGTGCAGGACCTGTCGTGCCTGCACGCCGACCCGGGTGAGCCGGCGATCCTGGAGGACCGCGTCAGCCTGGGCCACAAGGCCATGGTCCACGGCGCCCACGTGGAGACCGGCGCGCTGATCGGCATCGGCGCGATCGTGCTGGGCGGCGCCCGCATCGGCGCGGGCACACTGGTGGCCGCCGGAGCCCTCGTGGGCCCCGGCAAGAAGATCCCGGCGGGCGTGCTCGTCGCGGGCGTGCCCGGCAAAATCGTGCGTGAGCTCACCGACGACGACCGCGACTCCTTCGCCCGCACGCCGGACAACTACGTGGCCAAGGCACTCAGGCACCGGCAGGCGTCATCGCTTTGA
- a CDS encoding ABC transporter substrate-binding protein has product MRAPVLGLPVVGLAVLMAAGCGGTVPPPDEDTLPVKIGAIISQTGVYAMLGDDMETAMRLYLDDHGGRLGGRRAELLVADDAGVPEQARKEARRLIDAEEVDVLTGLIASPVAVSVVEEAGRTPVVVANAGADELDGPNVFRVSYTNHAHGHAAGRYAAERYGRSGAVLMASDYSAGVETLAGFTEGYGAEPLKRILTPYGRVTDLRPYFEQIPRQARLLFAFYAGGEAVAFTRAFKQLGYDSRLDLLACMNLTDEDVLRAVGPDAEGVTSVGMYSPALDNPDNAAFVARWRARTGRNPSAVALQSWDAVRLIDAALARGGELTRALGEVGELAGPRGRFRLDGTHNPVQNWYARQYENGVNRVISTIPP; this is encoded by the coding sequence ATGCGCGCACCCGTGCTGGGGCTGCCCGTGGTTGGACTGGCGGTGCTGATGGCCGCCGGTTGCGGCGGCACGGTGCCGCCGCCCGACGAGGACACGCTCCCGGTCAAGATCGGCGCGATCATCTCTCAGACAGGCGTGTACGCCATGCTCGGCGACGACATGGAGACCGCCATGCGCCTCTACCTGGACGACCACGGCGGCCGGCTGGGCGGCAGGCGGGCCGAGCTGCTGGTGGCCGACGACGCGGGCGTCCCCGAGCAGGCCAGGAAGGAGGCCAGGCGGCTCATCGACGCCGAGGAGGTGGACGTGCTCACCGGCCTGATCGCCTCGCCCGTCGCGGTGTCGGTCGTCGAGGAGGCGGGCCGGACGCCGGTGGTGGTCGCCAACGCCGGCGCCGACGAGCTGGACGGCCCCAACGTCTTCCGCGTCTCCTACACCAACCACGCCCACGGCCACGCCGCCGGCCGCTACGCCGCCGAGCGGTACGGGCGCAGCGGCGCGGTGCTGATGGCCTCCGACTACTCGGCCGGCGTCGAGACGCTCGCCGGCTTCACCGAGGGGTACGGGGCCGAGCCGCTCAAGCGCATCCTGACCCCGTACGGCCGCGTCACGGACCTGCGGCCGTACTTCGAGCAGATCCCGCGCCAGGCCCGGCTGCTGTTCGCGTTCTACGCGGGCGGCGAGGCGGTCGCCTTCACCAGGGCGTTCAAGCAGCTCGGCTACGACTCCAGGCTCGACCTGCTGGCCTGCATGAACCTCACGGACGAGGACGTGCTGCGAGCCGTCGGGCCGGACGCGGAGGGCGTCACGAGCGTCGGCATGTACTCGCCCGCGCTGGACAACCCGGACAACGCCGCCTTCGTGGCCAGATGGCGGGCCAGGACGGGCCGGAACCCGTCCGCCGTGGCCCTGCAGAGCTGGGACGCCGTCCGCCTCATCGACGCGGCGCTGGCCAGGGGCGGCGAGCTGACCCGCGCCCTGGGCGAGGTGGGCGAGCTGGCGGGCCCGCGCGGCAGGTTCCGGCTGGACGGGACGCACAACCCGGTGCAGAACTGGTACGCCCGTCAGTACGAGAATGGTGTGAACAGGGTGATATCCACCATCCCTCCATGA
- a CDS encoding 3-hydroxyanthranilate 3,4-dioxygenase, whose protein sequence is MIAPIDFTKWIDEHAHLLKPPVGNKVVFEGANDFIVMVVGGPNSRTDFHVDPYEELFYQVRGNMHVNVVTANGPETVHIREGQMWLLPPRVPHSPQRPEAGSVGLVVERIRPEGELEKFQWYCMECGALVHEVELQVRDIVKDLPPVFEAFYGDEKARTCGGCGALHPGKG, encoded by the coding sequence ATGATCGCCCCCATCGACTTCACCAAGTGGATCGACGAGCACGCCCACCTGCTCAAGCCGCCGGTCGGCAACAAGGTGGTCTTCGAAGGGGCGAACGACTTCATCGTGATGGTGGTCGGCGGGCCCAACTCCAGGACGGACTTCCACGTGGACCCGTACGAGGAGCTGTTCTACCAGGTGCGCGGCAACATGCACGTGAACGTCGTCACCGCGAACGGCCCCGAGACCGTGCACATCCGTGAGGGTCAGATGTGGCTGCTGCCGCCGCGCGTGCCGCACTCGCCGCAGCGGCCGGAGGCCGGGTCCGTGGGGCTGGTGGTGGAGCGGATCAGGCCGGAGGGCGAGCTGGAGAAGTTCCAGTGGTACTGCATGGAGTGCGGCGCCCTGGTCCACGAGGTCGAGCTGCAGGTCCGCGACATCGTCAAGGACCTGCCGCCGGTCTTCGAGGCGTTCTACGGCGACGAGAAGGCCCGTACCTGCGGTGGATGCGGCGCGCTACATCCTGGCAAGGGCTAG
- a CDS encoding amidohydrolase family protein — MAIDVHPHHVPRGRPELGRPGAPRLRADSEREATILVVSPAPVLTLGGVRDRPPSHYLGRFSVDSAVFDERVLRLLVDTLGEDHVMLGSDYPHPLGESPAGDLIRRAGFLPGTARAELLAADAEAFLG; from the coding sequence ATGGCCATCGACGTCCACCCGCACCACGTGCCCAGGGGCCGGCCCGAGCTGGGCCGGCCCGGGGCGCCCAGGCTGAGGGCCGATTCGGAGCGCGAAGCGACGATCCTCGTGGTCTCGCCCGCCCCGGTCTTGACCCTCGGCGGCGTCCGCGATCGGCCGCCGTCCCACTACCTCGGCAGGTTCAGCGTCGACTCTGCCGTCTTCGACGAGCGCGTGCTGCGGCTGCTCGTCGACACTCTCGGGGAGGACCATGTGATGCTCGGCAGCGACTATCCCCATCCGCTGGGCGAGTCACCCGCGGGTGACCTGATCCGGCGCGCCGGCTTCCTGCCCGGTACGGCCCGCGCGGAGCTGCTCGCAGCCGACGCCGAGGCGTTCCTGGGCTGA
- a CDS encoding VanZ family protein, with translation MARTWELWGNVIIAGTFALPLALLAIMLLSRHRARAGHPAPLRASLADVGIVVGTAPWIWMILTPSDGPSGVNPVPFTDLADLIGAPWEAVSVQVGGNLLVFAALGALLPVRSRAMSSPARVAAVAAAFSVLVETLQYVCRLGRLSSVDDVILNATGAVIFALVTRRWWARTDTGRDRSTVTAR, from the coding sequence ATGGCGCGCACGTGGGAATTGTGGGGAAACGTCATTATTGCTGGTACCTTTGCGCTCCCCCTGGCCTTGCTGGCAATCATGCTCCTCTCCCGCCACCGCGCTCGCGCCGGTCATCCCGCGCCCCTGCGCGCCTCGCTCGCCGACGTCGGCATCGTGGTCGGGACGGCGCCGTGGATCTGGATGATCCTGACGCCGTCGGACGGCCCGTCAGGAGTGAACCCGGTGCCGTTCACCGACCTGGCGGACCTGATCGGGGCGCCGTGGGAGGCGGTGTCGGTGCAGGTCGGGGGCAACCTCCTGGTGTTCGCGGCGCTGGGCGCGCTGCTGCCCGTACGCAGCCGCGCGATGTCCTCGCCCGCCCGTGTTGCGGCGGTCGCGGCGGCCTTTTCGGTCCTGGTCGAGACCCTGCAGTACGTGTGCCGTCTGGGGCGTCTGTCCTCCGTGGACGACGTCATCCTCAATGCGACCGGCGCGGTGATCTTCGCTTTGGTTACTCGCCGCTGGTGGGCCCGGACCGATACCGGCCGGGACCGTTCCACGGTTACGGCCCGCTAA